The following proteins come from a genomic window of Suricata suricatta isolate VVHF042 chromosome 5, meerkat_22Aug2017_6uvM2_HiC, whole genome shotgun sequence:
- the LOC115291150 gene encoding zinc finger protein 664-like, producing the protein MDMDLGSIRCINLCVLLQELTVVPNETDSLLSETFIGTSIQRVSVDGCKGSALENGHLRDQNKDGKSEGPQTHLGTPIPDYDGDWHPCGEVSDQSASLITYKSTHLGENHSKYDACGEILNQSSSAGDQKRIHLGKSPYTCNEPGNILSQSSRLHITKTIHAGQKGYVCKECGKAFNRHSALIQHQRVHTGEKPYECEEGGKTFNDASSINVRRLIRTGEKPYTHKKCGMAFPQHSPLTKYHRTHTGEKPYQCNECGKSFTRQSSLNIHHRIHTGEKPYKCTECGKTFNNPSHLRRHHRIHTGERPYQFSHSGEAIPFPQEPQQEHYRYRWMAVYIHEAAFFYRPQLNIRIDVNVKNSVEDSG; encoded by the exons ttccaaatgaaactgacagcctCCTTTCAGAGACGTTTATAGGAACTTCTATCCAAAGAGTGTCAGTGGATGGATGTAAAGGTAGTGCCCTTGAGAATGGACACTTGAGAGACCAGAACAAGGATGGGAAGAGTGAAGGGCCTCAAACGCACCTGGGGACTCCTATTCCAGACTACGATGGTGACTGGCATCCATGTGGGGAGGTCTCTGATCAAAGCGCCAGCCTCATTACATATAAGAGTACACATTTAGGAGAGAATCACTCTAAATATGACGCATGTGGGGAAATACTTAACCAGTCCTCCAGTGCTGGTGATCAGAAGAGGATTCATCTGGGAAAAAGCCCCTACACATGTAATGAACCTGGGAACATACTTAGTCAGTCATCAAGACTACATATCACTAAGACAATCCATGCTGGACAGAAAGGTTACGTTTGTaaggagtgtggcaaagccttcaacAGGCACTCGGCACTCATTCAACATCAGCGagtgcacactggagagaaaccttacgaaTGTGAAGAAGGTGGTAAAACCTTTAATGATGCCTCATCAATAAATGTACGTAGACTAATCcgtacaggagagaaaccttacacacacaaaaaatgtggGATGGCCTTTCCCCAACACTCACCTCTTACCAAATATCACAGaacccatactggagagaaaccttaccaatgtaacgaatgtggtAAGTCCTTTACTCGCCAGTCAAGCCTTAACAttcatcacagaatccatactggagagaaaccctacaaATGTACggaatgtggcaagacctttaaCAATCCCTCACACCTTAGgagacatcacagaatccatactggagagagaCCCTACCAAT TTAGCCATTCAGGCGAAGCCATTCCtttcccccaggagccccagcaggaACACTACAGATACAGGTGGATGGCAGTTTATATCCACGAAGCTGCCTTCTTCTACCGTCCACAGCTGAATATTCGGATAGATGTTAATGTGAAGAACTCAGTAGAAGACTCTGGCTAG